The Neobacillus sp. PS3-34 genome has a window encoding:
- a CDS encoding CotY/CotZ family spore coat protein, whose amino-acid sequence MHKRKAKRLKRKAKKKKECNTSCNESIHQLLGESKKSKKPKKNTIPFILYCGDCEPFKATGVTTFSCHSKKEKFACITSFIFRIKDIDNNCAVLELLKIKSEKDHSSDTDKNCKSKDVCSPCCQINSKDVDDLEKTGICITVDLTCFCAITCLPAVRL is encoded by the coding sequence ATGCACAAAAGAAAGGCCAAAAGGCTGAAAAGAAAGGCCAAAAAGAAAAAAGAGTGCAATACTTCCTGCAATGAATCCATTCATCAATTATTAGGTGAGTCGAAGAAGTCGAAGAAGCCTAAGAAAAACACAATTCCTTTCATTCTTTATTGTGGTGATTGTGAACCTTTTAAAGCAACTGGAGTAACTACCTTTTCATGTCATTCAAAAAAGGAAAAGTTCGCTTGCATCACTTCATTCATATTCAGAATTAAGGATATTGATAATAATTGTGCTGTTCTTGAGCTTTTGAAAATTAAATCTGAAAAGGATCACTCTTCAGATACTGATAAAAATTGCAAATCCAAAGATGTTTGTTCTCCATGCTGTCAAATCAACAGTAAAGATGTAGACGATTTAGAAAAAACGGGGATTTGTATTACTGTTGATCTTACTTGCTTCTGTGCTATAACCTGCTTGCCTGCAGTTCGTTTATAA
- a CDS encoding ParM/StbA family protein, translated as MDKYNYFAVDIGNSWYKALASDKGIVSEYQIPNAISLFDDEFFEKPYDDEDVLFEENLIVEIKSQAIFDKREIYYIGKAAAKQRDVSLTGFNNQKVDEDRTYVLLFGLAAYHAAVLNPEDTEIHYNIDQLAVSLPTTQYKEKKDKFKQRLLGTHTVIFQKVPGVPEPKELVVKLHVKDVIVGAEGACAYLSLTRDQETLGIQDDTLVRDSRKGIIIGDLGGDSVDFVGIKNNKPVASVEGKPFGINQFLDNIIQKVSKNELYKFDSRSELEEKLISGQSEWYVEPFAGVKKDISKYIIPQLKSMAVKYLEHFDRVRSNSNEIKGATKYIAVGGAAKLAKKQIQESAVRWTERGLRIELLFPEDMEKLNVRGLMILAKMNQIKKDQESAIEFASIKG; from the coding sequence ATGGATAAATATAATTATTTTGCTGTAGATATAGGAAACAGCTGGTATAAGGCATTGGCGTCTGACAAAGGGATCGTAAGTGAATATCAAATTCCAAATGCCATTTCGCTTTTTGATGATGAGTTTTTTGAAAAGCCATATGATGATGAGGATGTATTGTTCGAAGAAAACCTTATTGTTGAAATCAAGAGCCAGGCCATTTTTGATAAAAGAGAAATATACTATATAGGGAAAGCTGCGGCGAAACAGAGAGATGTTAGTTTAACAGGCTTTAATAATCAGAAAGTCGATGAGGATCGTACTTATGTACTCCTTTTTGGACTGGCAGCCTATCATGCTGCTGTCTTAAATCCTGAGGATACGGAAATACATTATAATATCGATCAATTAGCAGTTTCATTGCCAACCACCCAATACAAAGAAAAAAAGGATAAATTTAAACAAAGATTACTAGGTACACATACCGTAATTTTTCAAAAAGTGCCAGGAGTTCCCGAACCAAAAGAATTAGTAGTCAAACTTCATGTTAAAGATGTGATTGTCGGTGCAGAAGGGGCTTGTGCATACCTGAGTCTGACACGTGATCAAGAAACTTTAGGGATTCAAGATGATACCCTAGTAAGGGATTCTCGAAAAGGAATTATTATTGGTGATCTTGGGGGAGACTCGGTAGATTTCGTAGGCATCAAGAATAACAAACCTGTTGCTTCTGTTGAAGGGAAACCGTTCGGAATCAATCAATTCTTAGACAATATCATTCAAAAGGTCAGTAAAAACGAGTTATATAAATTTGATTCACGTTCAGAGCTGGAGGAAAAATTAATTTCTGGACAATCGGAGTGGTATGTAGAACCATTTGCAGGAGTGAAAAAAGATATTAGTAAATATATTATTCCTCAGTTAAAATCAATGGCAGTTAAATACCTTGAACACTTCGATCGTGTTAGAAGCAACTCTAATGAAATTAAAGGGGCAACAAAATATATTGCCGTCGGGGGTGCCGCAAAATTAGCGAAAAAGCAAATTCAGGAATCTGCTGTCCGATGGACTGAGAGAGGGCTGCGAATTGAATTGCTTTTCCCGGAAGATATGGAAAAACTCAATGTTCGGGGACTTATGATTCTTGCGAAAATGAATCAAATTAAGAAAGACCAAGAAAGTGCAATTGAATTTGCTAGTATTAAAGGCTAG